The genomic region CCTGTCTTTGCTTCAACAGGAGCGGAAGAGTCAGCGCAGCACCCGGAGGCGTTTGGCAGCTTAAGAGTGCAAAAGTTATTAAAGTGGTACGTTAACCTGAAACTTCTTTTCTTACCAGTAAATGTGAAAGGTGATCGTAGACCATCAACCTGCACAGGAACCAGTGTCTTACGGTTATTAACTTTAAACATTTCTGATGGGTTTCCAGCCGTCAAATAAACAGAGCACATCTTGTATGTACAAGCACTGTACAATGTAACCATATTTATTTTCCAGGGTTTTGCAGCTTCCAGTTGGCCTCAATGAGAAGAGTTTACCAGCAGCTGTGTGGATCCAAGTTGTGGCTCCTCGTTGAACCGGCCGGCTGAAGAGCGTTCACAAACCCGACCGAACTTTGAAGCAGGTGAGGATGCAGCGCCCGCCCCCCTACAGACCgatggcttttttctttttttttttaaaggcgaAGAATTCATTGTAACTTTTTCTTTACTTCCAGATTTCGTCAGTCGGAGAACCAGTTAATCTGCTGAAGAAATTGAGTCACATTTGTACTTGTGTATGATTGCattaaagtacatttgttttactctataaaataataaaggaacCTATTCTCAATTGCACTCCTGGTCTTCATACAGGTTATATTTTGTCATGAACGGATTAGTTTAGCTACTGACGAGTTGGTGTTTGACTGTCTGAAGCCTGTGAAGGTGCATCAATAAGTAATCTGTCTCTTTCATTAACGGCATCAGTTTTATGATTTATGCGTTGATTGCTTGTCTCCTGATAGCAAAGACTATTGACCGCCACCGTGGGTCACTTTTCCAATCGGACTGTTGGGAATCGACtgatgaaaaatatgttttgctttCCAGCATACTTGTAGCCTCACTGTTCTTTATGGGTCCACTTTTGAGGTTTCAATATTTCCCAATTTGAAAACTATGTACCGTTTTGGCCATACCATTGTTAATACAAATGTATCCGTTTAAATCTAATGTGATCAAAGTAAAACTCAAACTAGAAACGTTTGTAAACGAGACCCTGATACGCTTAATGTCTTGTTCCAATTAAACAAGTGCAGCTGGTTATTTGGAACTGTCTTCAGACCTGCAACGAGCCAAAAATCAAGGGAGGAGATGTTGGACTGAAGCGGTTGCATTCATGTTTTTCAATCTAAATATAATCTGGTAATGCAGGAGCCTTAAATTCATCGCTTAAAAGGACATTTAATATTGACTGTAGGTTATTCTGAAACCCAAGTTGTAGTTTAGTTAAATATACACAAGGGGCTGGTATTACAACATGTGTGAAGTTACTCATTGATGGGAAATGTACAGGTATGCTAAATGAAAAATGTCCAGCCCAGTGTGGGTTACAAGCAGGCATCATAACCACACATTACAATAGGTGGTGAAACCTTTATTGTATTTGACTTAATTAAATCTAAACTTGTGCACCTTCATATTGCTGTTGGATGCTATCAAATGTGTTCCCAAGTTATAAGTCCTCACGAAAGGAATGCAGatctattaataaaaaataaaaaaaaccgaatcagattttattctgaaaagtaTGAAGCGTAAACCTGCAGCGGAAATGACGTCACTTTCTGTTTCGTCCGCGACGCTACACAATGTAGTGAAACCTATGGAAGTGAGGGGAATGAAGTGTAAAGTAAGTTATGAATGTAGACTTGAAGTACACGCGGTCAGACAGTACTTCACTACCTTCTCTTTCTGACTACTTCTATCCGCGAAGTCTCCCCATCTACGGGCGATGgacttgttttctgtttttcttttaatgttcaGAAGTTTATTAATTAGAAGTTGCAGCTGGATCTCCTTCGCTCTCTCAGAAACGCCTCAACACCGAAGTTTAATGTCGCcgtgacctttaacctctaCGAGCATCAGCACACCGGACAACAGGTGTTTGACCTTTAGCTGTCGCGCTGTCTGCGCACGGCCTAAACacgcaggaggaggaagaggaggaggaagaggaaggaggaggaggaagaggaggaggaagaggaggaggaagaggaggaggtgagctgctgcttcacatttGAGGAGCACTTGTCTCTAAAAGCGCAACAAACAGACATTTAGACAACAAGACTGATCCTCAAAGTTTCATTCTACACACTAAAGTAATTCCTTCCTCAAATGGTTACTTAACGCCATTGATAAATTATATTAACAGTGGTACCGTagactatgtatatatatatgctgctgtcttggccaggcttcccttgaaaaagaggtcattgtatctcaacgggaccgacctggttaaataaaggctaataaaaaataaaaaaatgtttatataacatgcaaacactctgaagaccatcaggaccaagctcCGGACCTGGGGTGgcagggccttctcagctgctgcaccccccccccctctggaacgccctccacatccacatccGTCATGCTccccctcaaaacccacctcttcaaactggccttcacctgctgaccccggcactctaccctccactatacGACTCATTCCTCAGAGCTTCtcaagttttcttcttttttttacctgaaatgttctaTTTCTTTgcttgtttgctctttgtctttctattttagtttagttttgtatgtctatgccttatgtaaagcatctttgtgtgctttgaaaagcgctatataaataaatatatatatatatatatatatacatatatatatatatatatatatatatatatatatatatatatttttaatatatatatatatatgcacacacacatagctgaagagttggtgtttgtgttagtGTTTGActggccatatatatatatatatatagggctTCTTGACTTTCAACGTCATTCTTCTTCATAGCAAAACTTTTCAAATCAATTCCAACATGAACCATGGGTACCTTGAGCACAGCTGAGTTGGCTGCCGTGCCTTTAATCGTTATATAATCAAAATAGATAGAATACAAAAGGGACAAATGACGGCTAATATTTGGTTATACAGGGAAAATGTAGCACTAATACAGCTCCTGCGTAACAAAGTCCAATCATGTCTCCACTTCCACAGCTGTGACGAGAGTCTCCCGAAAGAGCTGCGCCGTGCGTTGGAGGTGAATCGTCGACAGCTGCATTGAACATTGAAAGCACCCGAGTGGGTTGAGGTACCTGAGCTCATTAACCCTTCGCCTAGTCACAACTGTTTGTCTGCTTGACTCTTCACGTTGCCATGTTCTCCCCCTCTCATTCTCAGATGGATTTCCCAGTGGAGGCAACGGTGCTCTTGGGCGTTTTCCCCAACCAGGCAGCGGTGCGGGGCGTCCTCCGGTCGCATGGCCTTGCGTTGACGGATGTGGACGGCGACCAGGTGCGCGTGAAGGGATTCTTTCGGGACCTGAAGGCTGCGAAGGCCTCTCTGGAGCCGCTTCTCGGCTCACAAACCTCCTCGGCGGGCCCGAAGAATTCCTCCGGAGCTGTTTCCAAACGCCCCGGCGGCAACAGCGCCGTGACAGACGTCGGCAGAGGCCGAGACAAGCCTCCGTCCTCGCCCAACCACGCCTCCCCCCCGCCTTGGGCGCCTCCCCCCAACAGACATCCGTCCTCTCAGGAGAGCAGGGCCTCGTTTTCTCCACCACCAGGCCAGTGCGGCTCCTTCGGGCCTGGAAGGGAGTCCTTTGTCGTTGAAACAGATGTGTTGAGGTACGCGGAGCAGCTCCGGATGAAGGACATTAACAGCATCATGACCAGCCATGATGTGAAAATGGAGCGGAGGGAAGTCGGCGAAAGCTGCGTCATCATTTTACTGGGGAAGAGCGCCAGAGTGGCTGCCGGTAAACTACAGAGCCTCATGGATGATCTCAGCAAGTCACTGCGGACACAGGAGGTTCCTCTGAAGGACATGGACCGGGACGGCCATGCTCTCTGGAAGAGGATTCGGTACGAGAGAAGCATTTACCAGTCTGTGCTCGTGAGGCCGATGGCCGACAAGCTTCACCTGATAGGGCCGTCCGCTGCGAGCTACGAGCTGAAGCAGAGGCTGCTGGGCGGGTCGGTCGGACGTACGGGGAGGACGTCGGAGAAGAACTccaagaggaggagcagctctcTGCCGCCGATCAGGCGCAAGGAGAGAGATGGCGGCGCCACCGCCAGGCCGTCTCCTGTCGGGGCTGCTGGTTTTGGTCAAGGTGGAGCTGTGAGGGGGAGAAGCCCGTCCCATTCCCAGAAAAACACCCGGGCAGAAAGCGTTTATGTGCAAGAGACGGAAGACAAACGTCCGTCGAAAACCATCCTGAATTTTATAAAGGAGAAACAAATGCATATACAGAAAAagatacagaaaaagaaagattgaGCAGTGCAGTTCTGTTCTTGAAGGTAGAGACAGCACTGAACATTGTTTTGGTCTCAGTTAACATTTTAAGTAATGTTCTTTGGGTATGCAGTCACGTGGTTTTGGACAGCAGAGCCCAGTACGAGACTCTTGAGGACAATATATTTGAGCAGTGAAGGAAAGGTTTGACTTTTTGCGGGGAATTGTGGTTTATTGCTCCTTTGCCAAAGAGGTAGAAGAGTGAAAATTGAgtaggtcagtggttagcaggtctgtctttcaatcagggggttggtggttcaatccccgccctagtcgatgtgtccttgagcaagacacttaaccccgaagtcgctttggataaaagcgtcagctaaatgtaatgtaagctCTTGTctgcagctggttagcttagcttagcacaaagactggatcaggggggggtggggcttACACCAAAATAAGCAAATTATGTTGTTTAgcattgtaaaatgtaaactgtTCAGTCAGATTGATGTTGTTATGTGGTGTAATATACTAATATAGGCTCTGACCAATTGGTTTCTTCTGATGTCACACTTTTTATTCTAATCAAGCAACAACAACTTTGTGATCACAGACGGTTATTTTAagcctgttgttgtgttgtgttattgCCAGTTGGTGGGCTCTAAATGTTGCTGATCAACTGAATGGCTAAATGTAAATTGGAAAAGCTGATGGGTAAATATGGcaatgaattaaacaaatgagCATTAAAAGAAACACTAACGTGAACAATGAAGATGATTTGTAGGACCTCTGAGTGGTATTTACACACGATAATGAGATTCGTGTGTTGGGGTTTGACCGTAGTTACCTCTGCGTCGCGTAGGGGTGTAAAAGTTTgaggtgtgtttggctaacagaAATACCAGTACGCACACTGTACCTCACCGGCCGCTGCTCTGCGGCTCACTTTAATCGTCTTGTGGCGTGTGTTTGGCGAACGGCTgcccgtgcacacacactgctgactcAGCGGCTGCCACGCGGGCTGACGGGGTCGTCGCAGAGAACTGgcacacctgaacgcatcatccagatggaaacaggaagtgaaacggCCCCCACAGTCGACTGAACTCATGCAGAGAGGAAGTGCTCGTGGCAGAGGAGGCCAGTGTACTTACAGaatgagtgactgcatgtgggACTGGAGCCTGTTGCCCTCATACGATATCAACTGAACTTTAGGTTAAACGTCAGACTGTAAAAACACAGACGCGCTACAGTGGGTAGGTGTTCTGTATTTCTGACAAACCTAAATGTTTCAGCTTGTTGGTAAAGTCCCATTACGCATGAGTTTCCATCCAGTGCTCGTCTACTATGACTCAGAGGCCGTTGCTTTTAACCGTAATAACTAAAACACGGAGTCTGATCTGAAATCTGTCCACCCCCAGAGAGCTCGGCGCTGTGGGTTTCCCCTGTTGGTGTGGCATGTCAAAAGTGTTACCAGCCCAACAATACGTTATTTGGGCCTGAGATTTTCATCTTTGCAACATTATGTTTAAGCCAAAAGcaggaaacataaagataacGGTTTATTTGGAGGATTTGCCGACCAATTAAAGGTTTGTTCACACAAATTACTGAAAGCGTTGCGCATCAATCCCAACTCAAGTTCCTGGAGCCTTTATCCCCATCCCATGGTC from Cyclopterus lumpus isolate fCycLum1 chromosome 11, fCycLum1.pri, whole genome shotgun sequence harbors:
- the LOC117738653 gene encoding uncharacterized protein LOC117738653, with translation MDFPVEATVLLGVFPNQAAVRGVLRSHGLALTDVDGDQVRVKGFFRDLKAAKASLEPLLGSQTSSAGPKNSSGAVSKRPGGNSAVTDVGRGRDKPPSSPNHASPPPWAPPPNRHPSSQESRASFSPPPGQCGSFGPGRESFVVETDVLRYAEQLRMKDINSIMTSHDVKMERREVGESCVIILLGKSARVAAGKLQSLMDDLSKSLRTQEVPLKDMDRDGHALWKRIRYERSIYQSVLVRPMADKLHLIGPSAASYELKQRLLGGSVGRTGRTSEKNSKRRSSSLPPIRRKERDGGATARPSPVGAAGFGQGGAVRGRSPSHSQKNTRAESVYVQETEDKRPSKTILNFIKEKQMHIQKKIQKKKD